One stretch of Hevea brasiliensis isolate MT/VB/25A 57/8 chromosome 12, ASM3005281v1, whole genome shotgun sequence DNA includes these proteins:
- the LOC110636709 gene encoding protein EXORDIUM-like 2 produces the protein MASISHFTIFVSLLVLFSMLRPALATTRKLAALVQEQPLLLYHNGPLLKGNVTINLIWYGKFSPIQRSIIVDFHNSLNWVKAPSPSVSSWWETTGMYRGGSCSVIVGNQVLDENYFLGKSLKMAQLVTLASIASQGKNPINFVFTSADVAIEGFCTSRCGAHGSGTGNGEFAYAWVGNSLTQCPGQCAWPFHQPIYGPQNPPLVSPSGDIGIDGMIINLATVLAGTVTNPFNNGYFEGSAGAPLEAVSACTGIFGNGAHPGYPGEVLVDKTTGASYNALGMNGRKYLLPAMWDPQTSTCKTLL, from the coding sequence ATGGCTTCAATTTCCCATTTCACCATTTTTGTTTCACTTCTTGTGCTATTCTCTATGCTTCGCCCTGCTCTAGCCACAACAAGAAAACTTGCTGCTCTGGTTCAAGAACAACCTCTTCTGCTTTACCACAACGGCCCACTTCTTAAAGGCAATGTCACCATTAATCTAATTTGGTATGGCAAGTTCTCTCCGATCCAGCGCTCCATAATCGTTGACTTTCACAACTCTCTCAATTGGGTCAAAGCTCCATCGCCTTCGGTATCGTCCTGGTGGGAGACCACCGGAATGTACAGAGGAGGTTCATGCTCCGTCATCGTAGGGAATCAGGTGCTTGATGAGAATTACTTTCTTGGAAAATCACTCAAAATGGCACAGCTTGTAACGTTGGCCTCCATAGCTAGCCAAGGTAAAAATCCAATCAATTTCGTTTTTACATCTGCTGATGTGGCGATTGAGGGATTTTGCACGAGTCGATGTGGGGCACATGGATCGGGTACGGGCAATGGCGAGTTCGCCTATGCTTGGGTAGGTAACTCACTGACTCAGTGCCCCGGTCAGTGCGCATGGCCTTTCCACCAGCCCATTTACGGACCGCAAAATCCCCCTTTGGTCTCTCCCAGTGGCGATATTGGAATTGACGGAATGATCATTAATTTGGCCACGGTTTTGGCGGGAACGGTGACGAATCCGTTTAATAACGGGTACTTTGAGGGGAGCGCTGGCGCTCCACTAGAGGCAGTGAGCGCGTGCACGGGTATTTTTGGAAACGGAGCACACCCGGGATATCCTGGGGAGGTTTTGGTGGACAAAACGACAGGAGCTAGCTACAACGCATTGGGTATGAATGGGCGTAAATATCTGCTCCCTGCAATGTGGGACCCTCAGACCTCCACGTGCAAAACCCtcttgtaa
- the LOC110636705 gene encoding protein PHOSPHATE-INDUCED 1, with product MASFGASHFLLKLLLFVSLVHFSSAARRLAESDQAQQPLLFQYHNGPLLTGKISVNIIWYGNFKPAQRAIVSDFITSLSSTQPTTAQPSVATWWKATEKYYHLVKSKKTAPLALSLVTQISDENYSLGKSLSNKQIVRLASKGGQKDAINVVLTSSDVAVEGFCSSRCGTHGSSMSAQKINGKSSKFAYIWVGNSETQCPGQCAWPFHQPIYGPQSPPLVAPNNDVGLDGMVINLASLLAGTVTNPFGNGYFQGPKEAPLDAASACPGVYGKGAYPGYAGDLLVDATTGASYNAHGVDGRIYLLPALFDPSTSACSTLV from the coding sequence ATGGCCTCTTTTGGTGCCTCTCATTTCCTGCTTAAGCTCCTTTTATTTGTTTCTCTTGTTCATTTCAGCTCAGCAGCAAGAAGACTCGCAGAGTCTGATCAAGCCCAACAGCCCTTGCTCTTTCAATACCACAATGGCCCTCTTCTTACTGGAAAAATTTCTGTCAACATCATCTGGTACGGTAACTTCAAACCTGCCCAGCGTGCCATTGTCTCCGATTTCATTACTTCCCTTTCTTCTACCCAACCCACCACTGCCCAACCATCTGTTGCTACGTGGTGGAAAGCCACCGAGAAATACTACCACCTCgtcaaatcaaagaaaaccgccCCTCTTGCCCTTTCTTTGGTTACCCAAATCTCTGATGAGAACTATTCATTGGGCAAATCACTATCCAATAAGCAAATTGTTCGATTAGCATCTAAGGGTGGACAAAAAGATGCTATCAATGTGGTTTTGACTTCATCTGATGTGGCTGTTGAAGGGTTTTGCTCTAGCAGGTGTGGTACTCATGGTTCTTCTATGAGTGCTCAAAAAATCAATGGCAAAAGCTCCAAATTTGCTTACATCTGGGTTGGGAATTCTGAGACTCAATGCCCAGGTCAATGTGCTTGGCCATTCCACCAGCCAATCTATGGACCACAAAGCCCACCTCTTGTTGCGCCCAACAACGATGTAGGTCTTGATGGTATGGTCATCAATTTGGCTAGCCTTTTAGCTGGAACTGTGACCAATCCATTTGGAAATGGATACTTCCAAGGTCCAAAGGAGGCTCCCCTGGATGCTGCATCGGCTTGCCCTGGGGTATATGGAAAGGGAGCCTATCCCGGTTATGCAGGGGATCTCTTGGTGGACGCTACAACTGGTGCTAGCTACAATGCACACGGTGTTGATGGCAGGATATACTTGCTTCCCGCTTTGTTTGATCCTTCAACCTCAGCTTGTTCGACTCTGGTCTGA
- the LOC110636706 gene encoding protein PHOSPHATE-INDUCED 1 produces MASFALHCVLKLFLLVSVFHVSFAARMLNELVQDQSQLLSYHNGPLLSGKISINLIWYGKFKPSQKAIISDFITSLSTPSSQNDQPSVAAWWKTTEKYYHLATSKKSTLSIALGKQILDETYSLGKSLANKQIVQLASKGDQMNAINVVLTASDVAVEGFCLSRCGTHGSASGSQTGHIKGKNYKFAYIWVGNSETQCPGYCAWPFHQPIYGPQSPPLVAPNNDVGLDGMVINLASLLAGTATNPFGNGYFQGPKEAPLEAASACTGVYGKGAYPGYAGNLLVDSTTGASYNANGDNGRKYLLPALYDPSTSSCSTLV; encoded by the coding sequence ATGGCTTCTTTTGCTCTTCATTGTGTTCTGAAACTGTTCCTTTTAGTCTCTGTCTTCCATGTCTCTTTTGCTGCTAGAATGCTCAATGAGCTAGTGCAAGATCAGTCTCAGCTCTTGAGTTACCACAATGGTCCTCTTCTTTCTGGTAAAATCTCCATCAACCTCATCTGGTATGGCAAATTCAAGCCATCCCAGAAAGCCATTATCTCAGATTTTATAACGTCATTGTCAACTCCATCTTCCCAAAATGACCAGCCCTCTGTTGCTGCCTGGTGGAAAACCACCGAGAAATACTACCACCTCGCGACTTCCAAAAAGTCTACCCTTTCCATTGCTTTGGGCAAGCAAATACTAGATGAGACATACTCGCTAGGAAAATCACTCGCAAACAAACAGATTGTTCAGTTGGCTTCAAAGGGTGATCAAATGAATGCTATTAATGTTGTCCTCACAGCTTCTGATGTTGCCGTTGAAGGGTTTTGCCTCAGTAGATGTGGGACTCATGGGTCTGCTTCTGGATCCCAAACTGGTCACATCAAGGGCAAGAACTACAAATTTGCCTATATTTGGGTTGGTAATTCGGAGACTCAATGCCCTGGTTACTGCGCCTGGCCATTCCACCAGCCAATCTACGGACCACAGAGCCCACCCTTGGTTGCGCCCAACAACGATGTGGGTCTTGATGGCATGGTAATCAACTTGGCCAGCCTTTTGGCTGGGACTGCCACAAACCCATTTGGAAATGGATACTTCCAGGGTCCAAAAGAGGCACCACTGGAGGCAGCATCAGCTTGCACTGGGGTTTATGGTAAAGGGGCTTATCCGGGTTATGCAGGAAACTTATTGGTGGATTCTACTACTGGTGCTAGCTACAATGCGAATGGAGATAATGGTAGGAAGTACTTGCTTCCTGCTTTGTATGATCCTTCAACATCTTCTTGTTCAACTTTGGTCTAA